catgcgtaaaacttaaatttataaaacaaatttgaaatattaatgagatataagagttttaaggattaaaacaataaacaaaaaaatatttaagaattataaatatgatatataattgtaaggaccaaaatgcaaataaaaagataaaacttcaaatttgaagttttgaatttttttcttggagagcaaaaaactctatatttggagttatagaatttcttttggagatgctctaaaagcaaaacttcaaactcaattttaaaattatttttattttataatatggtccttatatttctcataactaatttaaattcataaaacttttgtaaataactagcacatatataaacatattacaaaaataataattaataaaatattatattaaaatataaaattttaggcaaaataacttaattaatattaaactttaagcaaaataacatattattccataaagtgATTTTAGTAATGCATATAAGATCTACTAGtgcattttgaagtaaaaaaagctctcctcatttttaatttctagattagagataaaaaattgttgaaatcagACAATATTAATACTTataaatacattagatcagaacaaaaaaataaaacaagaaacataaaatattgcttaAAGACTAACTTTTATCGATGATATTTATACTTgtgaatatattcaatatgaacaagaaagaattgtacgaaaagatatcatcaacaacaacaaccatctccagttacacaaacaaaaattggtcaatatttagaaattttgaaggttccggatcaaacttacTTGACTATTAGTggtgttgtaatatttaaatttgtgtaatagttatgtcttcatgtaattttttaaaagcttttttgttaagtttcttttgtatatttttgttgtctaaatctagttttaaatattttaaatattattttaaagttttatttaattttatgtgtaaaacttagattttgtaaacaaaacttaaaattatatctcaacttaaaatatttatgagatataatttttataaggattgAAACAATATACAAGAAATTTATATGAATCATAAATGTTATGTGTAGTTgtagggaccaaaatgcaaatttaaaaattatccgGAATCGTTAGGGGTGCTCCAGTAACTCACGTCCGTAACtatctctcctctctcctcggTTAATTAAAACACTCACGTCCGCTCCGGTGTCCGGCGGCGCGTCCGCGCCCGTACCGGCGGCGGAGGCCACGCCCGTACCGGCGCCGAAGGCTTACCTTTTGCACTTGTTTTGTTTCCCCTTCGCTGTTGCTTCCTCCTATCCGTGTCTCCGTCGATATACTAACGGATCTTGGTTTCGGGTTTAGACCAGGAAAGTTCTCCGCTCGAGAGGTGTGATGGTTCTGGTGGCGACTGGTTCTTCTGGCTTCGTGGTGAGACGGTTTTCCGGTGGTGCGAGGTGATGGTCAGTTTTTGGGTTCAGGAGTAGATCTTTTTTTAACAAGAGGGTCTCTCTAGTTCTCGCTACCCGGGTGGGGTTGTTTTCGCTTGTGGCTCCTGTCGATTGCTCGGAAGATCCTTTCCGGCGTTGATTGGAGATCAGGTGACTCCGTTGTGTGATCTCTCGGTTCCTAGCGGTGTCGTCGCGAGTCGGTTTCTTCTTCGTCGGGGTCTGGTGTGCGCCGGTGTGTTCTGCTACCACGGTGGCGAGTCTCCAGTCATGTATGCAGGCGGTTGATGGTACTTGGCTCAGGTATGGATCGTGTAAGTTCGGTGAGTAGTTGTGAAAGGTGTCATCTATGGCTCCTGGATGACTGCTCACGGTGCTTCCTCATTTCGAAACTCCTTTGCACAGCTCTTGTCTGTGTCTCCGAGTGAAGGCTTCGGCTTTCTTAATGGAGCTTGCCTTGTGTGTCATGGATTGTTTGTCTCTGTTTGGCACCGGAGATGGACTCGAACAATCTAGAGTGTTTCTCTTTGGTTCTCGAGAACTTCAAGTGTGTGGCGATCCTCGGTTACTGTCATTGGTCGCTATAGTGGCACGCTTGGTTATGCTCACATCCCAGCTCTGCAGAGGTTCGTTTGTTCTTGTGTAGTGGTGCGGCATTTCCTCTCTATGCAGGTTTAGAGGCTTTAGGTCGAGGGTTTGGTGGTGCTTACAACCCGCTTTCTGCTTGGATCGCATTACTTCTGAAGTCGATCAGATAAATGTGACTATGTGATCGTGTGATTACTATCCAGAAGGCGCGTCATGGCTTTCGGGTGCTTGATGGGGCCTGTAGTTTCTGTGGATTATGTACTCATATCACCGGTGGTGGTTGTTGGTACGGTTCACAGCGGGCTTGAGGTTTTGCAAAGCTGCGTGTGTAGACGGTATCAATCAATTGGAGCAGCATTTTCGGGGAAGCCAAAATTACTGAGCGTGGTCTCATGGTATATCAAAGATACTCCATTTGGCAATGCTGGTCTCATGGTCCGGCTCTGGCCTCTTCTCTATCCAGTTAGCTAGGGTAAATTTTTTATGGTCTTACGGGTCATTTAGTTGCTTACTCCTTCCCCTTCTACTgtgtttagttgttgttttcaATTAATCTGCTACTAGTCTCTCTTGTAACTTCTGTCAAAAAGAAAAGTTTGGtgtaaaattttacatttagaccaaaaaaaaaagggagaatTGGAAAAATAGGACACtttgaacttttgtttgtcATAATAAGACTTCTCATAGTTTTGGCAATTCTGGACATGTTTTACCCTTCTCTAATGGGAAAAATAGTAAattgaattttataaatgtaaaaaaatatgaaaagtgttggaaacataagtatgacaatatatatgtttaaactttttttaaaaaaaattggaatcatattttattttatcttctagcTACAGTTAGAATACTCATTCTAGTAATCTATCTAGTTTATATGtctgattctaagttttaaacatagatatatCAAGGGTATATACCGTAAACTACCATTTCTTGTATATTCTAGCAAAGATAGATTTGGTtacgttataatcaagaaagatgtctTCGGTATACCTATAGCTTGATAACGATATATAGCCACAACTCGATGATATATGTCGGTTATATTACGTTACATAACTTGTTCTGCCTTTTACCTTATATGACGCCTACAGGAACAATACATCTCTCACCAACTATATGGTGTTCTGCTTAGGTAGTATACATATTCtaggcaaatcgtgaaaatatggaaacttccatattcggttaaagaagtttcctaaatctaaactaaatctacCTTAAATCCCTCAAaatatatttgagaatattttctccaagttcttctcctcctcctcctcccacgatctttttttcttctttgtgtttctctcttgttcatccagaaagtcatctcttctctctatcaaCACAACATGGTTCTAATCTATGTTAAATCTGGTGAACGGATGTCTAGTTGCAGTGAAGAGTGGAGTTTCGTGGTAGACACATCAAGGCGTGGTCGAATGGTAACATTAGAAACTACTACTCCATTGGAGAAGCTCAAGAGGATCGTGTGTGAGAATTATGGGGTGGACCATATTGTTCTTAATACCGAGTTCAGTTATTCGATGGTGAATCAAAGAGGGAATCCTCCAATTATTATCACCAATGATCGGCAAACATCTAATTTTGTGGCGTATGCAAAGAAAGATTCATCTACTATCTTGTGTGTCACGTTCTATGGTTTGGGTGTAAATCAAAAAGAACGAGTCAATATTGATTTGAATAAGGAGCCGTGTGATTCAAGTaatgttgaggatgaagaagttccTGAGATAACTCGAGCAGATTTTGTGAAGCCGTCAAAGGAGTCTTGTGATACAAGGAAAGATGATGTCGCTGCGGATGGTTCCGGTGATGCTTGGTTAAGGATTGAAAACAATGGAGACAGTGAAAAGGATGGTCGAGCCTGGAGAGGAGATTTCGTGAAGAAGGATCAAATTTTCAGAAGTAAAGAGGTTCTGAAGGCCACAACGGAAATTTTGGCAATGAAGAATAATTTCGATTACACTGTTTTTAAATCCACGAGAAAATGGTGGTATATTCGATGTAAGGATGCATCGTGCAACTGGACTGTGCATGCAGAAGGTATAGATGGGTCTACATATTTCATGATCAACCAGTGCGAGGGAAGACATTCATGTGCTCCTTCAAAGAAAAGGAAATTCGGGAAAACAACATCGGCAAGAACAATTGGGACTCTGATACAACATCGATTTGGTGATGCAAACGATGGCCCAAAAGCAAATGAAATCATTCAATTTATGAGATTGGAGCATAGTTGTGAGATTACTTACTGGCACGCTTGGGAAGCTCGTGAGTTTGCTATTGCAGCTGCTAGAGGTATACCGGATCGCAATTATGCTAAAATACCAGCATATTTGCATATGATTAAAGAAGCTAATCCTGGTACGCATACTCACTTTGAAACTAATGAGAAGGGAAGATtcatctatctatttatctcaTTTGGGCAATCAGTTAGAGGATTCTACAATGCAATGCGAAGGGTGATTGTTGTTGGTGGaacttttctgaaaaataaatacaaaggaGTTTTACTTGTTGCTACTGCTGTAGATGGTAACTCTAATTTGTATCTGATTGCATTTGGGGTTGTTGATTCGGAGAATGACGATTCATGGGGGTGGTTCTTCAGACAGTTGAAAGTGGTTATTGCTGATTGTCAAGACCTAGCTTTTGTCTCAGATAGAAATGCATCTATTTCTAAAGCGATTGGGACTGTCTACCCTCAATCAGCACATGGAATTTCCATTCATCACTTGTTGACCAATGTGGTTGCATTTTTCAAGACAAAAGGGTTGACTGCCTTGGTGGAAAAAGCTTCACGGGCATATAGGTACATTGAATTTCAGGAACGTATcactgaaatttttgaaatgagTCATGGGCTTGGAAGATATCTGTGGGACGCTGATGTGCGCAAATGGGTCGTTCTCTCTTCCCTGGTGAAAGGTATGACATTAGGACCACAAACCCTGCAAAGTCGATAAATTCAGTTCTGAGAATACCTAGAGAATATCCGGTTATTCCTTTGCTAGATAGTATAAGAGAACTGTTGACTCGATGGTTCTATGAGCGTCGCTTGGTAAGCTCTAAGCATCTTGATTCTTTAACCACTAAGGTGGAGAAAAAGATTGATAGGAGAATAGTGAAGGCAAAAGGGTTTCAAGTCTACAAGGTTGACGACTTCAAATCGCTTGTGAAAGGAGACATATATGATTGTCATGTTGATTTGGAAAGAAGAACATGCACATGTGGGAAGTACAATATAGGAAAAATTCCTTGCCGACACGTCATTCCAGCCATTTATTCACGAGGTATGGAAGTATAAACACATGAACTTGGgacatatttatttttgttaatttcagCATATCGACTCCAATCAATCACGTTTATGTTGGTACAGGCATAGAAGTGCACAGATTTACTGACGGCTTATACACCACTGCAGCGTGGAGAACCGCCTATGCGGAATCCATTAATCCAATAGCAGTTCCAGAGTGTGAATGGAATGTCTCTGCTGAGGTTAAACTTGCTAAGGTTTTACCACCAGAGACAAGAAAGAGTGCTGGTCGGCCAATAAAGAGAAGGtatgaatcagtagaagacaagaTAAAATCTTCTCAAGGATCAAGAAAGAATAAAAAGCACAAGTGCAGTCATTGTGGTACCGAAGGACACAAGAGAGGAACATGTTATTTACCCATCTAGTTTGTTCTGCTGTCtctgttttgtttcttattgATCATTTGGCATTTGCTAAACTTTTGACCATTTGGTATTTGACCATTTGGTATTTGCTAAACTCTTGAGACTAATCGATCTATGTTTGTGACAATTTGGTATTTGCAAAATTATTGGTTCTAATAGATGATAATCACCAAGAAATAACAAGAAACATAGTCtgtttgaaaagaaaaacaacaattTGAGGCAGCACATGAACATCATGCATATGCAAGGTACATGAagaccatcgccaaacaacacacaaacaaagcttttatgatcctTAATTCCCTAATGCATTCTGTGATCTTCTCTTCACAATGTGCAATTGCATCTTCCATCTCTTCAATTCTACTCTCATGGCCTTTCATCATGGCCTCACTATCTCTCACTGATTTCTGAAACGCGATATTGTCAACAAGCAGCACGTCAAACAGGTCCTGGAAGTTTTCAATCTCCTCAACAACCGACTTATCAGTCCACTTGAACAAGTGGGTTTTGTCCTTCAT
This Brassica napus cultivar Da-Ae chromosome C6, Da-Ae, whole genome shotgun sequence DNA region includes the following protein-coding sequences:
- the LOC106413532 gene encoding uncharacterized protein LOC106413532 codes for the protein MVLIYVKSGERMSSCSEEWSFVVDTSRRGRMVTLETTTPLEKLKRIVCENYGVDHIVLNTEFSYSMVNQRGNPPIIITNDRQTSNFVAYAKKDSSTILCVTFYGLGVNQKERVNIDLNKEPCDSSNVEDEEVPEITRADFVKPSKESCDTRKDDVAADGSGDAWLRIENNGDSEKDGRAWRGDFVKKDQIFRSKEVLKATTEILAMKNNFDYTVFKSTRKWWYIRCKDASCNWTVHAEGIDGSTYFMINQCEGRHSCAPSKKRKFGKTTSARTIGTLIQHRFGDANDGPKANEIIQFMRLEHSCEITYWHAWEAREFAIAAARGIPDRNYAKIPAYLHMIKEANPGTHTHFETNEKGRFIYLFISFGQSVRGFYNAMRRVIVVGGTFLKNKYKGVLLVATAVDGNSNLYLIAFGVVDSENDDSWGWFFRQLKVVIADCQDLAFVSDRNASISKAIGTVYPQSAHGISIHHLLTNVVAFFKTKGLTALVEKASRAYRYIEFQERITEIFEMSHGLGRYLWDADVRKWVVLSSLVKDSIRELLTRWFYERRLVSSKHLDSLTTKVEKKIDRRIVKAKGFQVYKVDDFKSLVKGDIYDCHVDLERRTCTCGKYNIGKIPCRHVIPAIYSRGIEVHRFTDGLYTTAAWRTAYAESINPIAVPECEWNVSAEVKLAKVLPPETRKSAGRPIKRRYESVEDKIKSSQGSRKNKKHKCSHCGTEGHKRGTCYLPI